One Leucoraja erinacea ecotype New England chromosome 5, Leri_hhj_1, whole genome shotgun sequence DNA segment encodes these proteins:
- the tbpl1 gene encoding TATA box-binding protein-like 1, which translates to MEPDNDVALDILITNVVCVFKTRCHLNLRKIALEGTNVIYKRDVGKVLMKLRKPRITATIWSSGKIICTGATSEEDAKTGARRLARVLQKLGFQVKFAGYKVVNVLAVCTMPFEIRLPEFTKKNRPIASYEPELHPAASYRIKALKATLQIFSTGSITITAPCIQFVATAVEQAYPLIFESRKTIK; encoded by the exons ATGGAACCAGACAATGATGTTGCACTGGATATTTTGATAACAAATGTGGTCTGTGTCTTTAAAACAAGATGCCATTTAAATCTGCGCAAGATTGCACTGGAAGGAACAAACGTGATCTACAAAAGAGATGTAGGG AAGGTGTTAATGAAACTGAGGAAACCCAGAATAACGGCAACAATTTGGTCTTCAGGGAAAATTATATGCACTGGAGCTACAAG TGAAGAAGATGCAAAAACTGGTGCTCGAAGATTAGCCCGTGTTCTGCAGAAACTGGGTTTTCAG GTAAAGTTTGCTGGATATAAAGTAGTCAACGTTCTGGCTGTATGTACAATGCCATTTGAAATAAGGCTACCAGAATTCACCAAAAAGAATCGTCCAATTGCAAG CTATGAACCAGAACTTCATCCGGCAGCATCTTACAGAATTAAAGCATTAAAAGCTACACTTCAAATCTTTTCAACGGGGAGTATAACAATAACAG CACCCTGTATACAGTTTGTTGCTACAGCAGTGGAACAAGCCTATCCATTGATTTTTGAGTCTAGAAAGACGATCAAATAA